Proteins encoded by one window of Camelus dromedarius isolate mCamDro1 chromosome 27, mCamDro1.pat, whole genome shotgun sequence:
- the PLPP2 gene encoding phospholipid phosphatase 2 isoform X1 has product MERRWVFVLLDVLCVLVAALPFAILTLVNAPYKRGFYCGDDSIRYPYRPDTITHGLMAGVIISATAILVSAGEAYLVYTDRLYSRSDFNNYLAAIYKVLGTFLFGAAVSQSLTDLAKYMTGRLRPNFLAVCDPDWSRVNCSVYVQAEVCRGSPANITESRLSFYSGHSSFGMYCMMFLALYVQARLRWKWARLLRPTVQFFLVAFALYVGYTRVSDHKHHWSDVLVGLLQGALVAGLTVRYISDFFKARPPQHCPEEEDIERKPSLSLTLTLGEADRNHYGYPVSSS; this is encoded by the exons aTGGAGCGGAGGTGGGTCTTCGTGCTTCTCGACGTGCTGTGCGTGCTGGTCG ccGCCCTGCCCTTTGCCATCCTGACGCTCGTGAATGCCCCGTACAAGCGTGGATTCTACTGTGGAGATGACTCCATCCGGTACCCCTACCGTCCAGACACCATCACCCACGGGCTCATGGCCGGGGTCATCATCTCAGCCACCGCCATCCTT GTGTCAGCCGGGGAGGCCTACCTGGTGTACACGGACCGCCTCTACTCCCGCTCCGACTTCAACAACTACCTGGCCGCCATCTACAAGGTGCTGGGGACATTCCTATTCGGGGCTGCTGTCAGCCAGTCACTGACAGATCTGGCCAAATACATGACTGGCCGCCTGCGGCCCAACTTTCTGGCAGTGTGTGACCCCGACTGGAGCCGTGTCAACTGCTCAGTGTACGTGCAGGCGGAGGTGTGCAGAGGAAGCCCTGCTAACATCAccgagtccag ATTATCTTTCTACTCTGGGCACTCCTCCTTCGGAATGTACTGCATGATGTTCTTGGCG CTCTATGTGCAGGCTCGGCTCCGCTGGAAGTGGGCGCGGCTGCTGCGGCCCACCGTGCAGTTCTTCCTGGTGGCCTTCGCCCTGTACGTGGGCTACACCCGCGTGTCTGACCACAAGCACCACTGGAGCGATGTTCTCGTCGGCCTCCTGCAGGGGGCACTGGTGGCCGGCCTCACT GTCCGATACATCTCTGACTTCTTCAAAGCCCGGCCCCCACAGCACTGCCCAGAGGAGGAGGACATCGAGCGGAAGCCCAGCCTCTCGCTGACACTGACTCTGGGCGAGGCTGACCGCAACCACTATGGGTACCCGGTCTCCTCCTCCTGA
- the PLPP2 gene encoding phospholipid phosphatase 2 isoform X2, producing MAGVIISATAILVSAGEAYLVYTDRLYSRSDFNNYLAAIYKVLGTFLFGAAVSQSLTDLAKYMTGRLRPNFLAVCDPDWSRVNCSVYVQAEVCRGSPANITESRLSFYSGHSSFGMYCMMFLALYVQARLRWKWARLLRPTVQFFLVAFALYVGYTRVSDHKHHWSDVLVGLLQGALVAGLTVRYISDFFKARPPQHCPEEEDIERKPSLSLTLTLGEADRNHYGYPVSSS from the exons ATGGCCGGGGTCATCATCTCAGCCACCGCCATCCTT GTGTCAGCCGGGGAGGCCTACCTGGTGTACACGGACCGCCTCTACTCCCGCTCCGACTTCAACAACTACCTGGCCGCCATCTACAAGGTGCTGGGGACATTCCTATTCGGGGCTGCTGTCAGCCAGTCACTGACAGATCTGGCCAAATACATGACTGGCCGCCTGCGGCCCAACTTTCTGGCAGTGTGTGACCCCGACTGGAGCCGTGTCAACTGCTCAGTGTACGTGCAGGCGGAGGTGTGCAGAGGAAGCCCTGCTAACATCAccgagtccag ATTATCTTTCTACTCTGGGCACTCCTCCTTCGGAATGTACTGCATGATGTTCTTGGCG CTCTATGTGCAGGCTCGGCTCCGCTGGAAGTGGGCGCGGCTGCTGCGGCCCACCGTGCAGTTCTTCCTGGTGGCCTTCGCCCTGTACGTGGGCTACACCCGCGTGTCTGACCACAAGCACCACTGGAGCGATGTTCTCGTCGGCCTCCTGCAGGGGGCACTGGTGGCCGGCCTCACT GTCCGATACATCTCTGACTTCTTCAAAGCCCGGCCCCCACAGCACTGCCCAGAGGAGGAGGACATCGAGCGGAAGCCCAGCCTCTCGCTGACACTGACTCTGGGCGAGGCTGACCGCAACCACTATGGGTACCCGGTCTCCTCCTCCTGA